One window of Flavobacteriales bacterium genomic DNA carries:
- the rplM gene encoding 50S ribosomal protein L13, producing MANAATTQKEWLLVDAENEVIGRVASKIAMLVRGKHKPTFTAHVDTGDHVIVINAEKVRLTGNKMADKEYQRYSLHPGGQVREPAEKLMARKPYALLEHAVRGMLPKTRLGRAQFNNLHVVVGTEHKHSAQKPRMIDLNTIK from the coding sequence ATGGCCAACGCGGCCACCACGCAGAAGGAATGGCTTCTGGTGGACGCTGAGAACGAGGTCATCGGCCGCGTCGCCAGCAAGATCGCCATGCTCGTGCGCGGTAAGCACAAGCCCACCTTCACCGCCCACGTCGATACCGGTGACCATGTCATCGTGATCAACGCCGAAAAAGTGCGCCTCACCGGCAACAAGATGGCCGATAAGGAATACCAGCGCTACAGCCTTCATCCGGGAGGACAGGTGCGCGAGCCGGCCGAAAAGCTGATGGCCCGCAAGCCTTACGCCCTGTTGGAACACGCCGTCCGCGGCATGTTGCCTAAGACGCGCCTTGGCCGTGCCCAGTTCAACAACCTTCACGTGGTGGTGGGTACCGAACACAAGCACAGCGCGCAAAAGCCCCGCATGATCGACCTCAACACCATCAAGTAA
- a CDS encoding S9 family peptidase yields MNHYSFSRTLRSLQLGALALLCGTSFAQTMTPFTYKEMLMLDRMSGLSVDPSGHFAVFNVRATDMEANKGVSTLWLKDLTKPAVPEVKLTVSEGGASGATWSPDGKTIYFLSSRGEGGSSQLWKTDVNGATSTQVTRLPLDIGSYRITPDGKGLVFSLAVFPECKGDEIACTVKRNEARKADKSTGDLYTKLFIRHWDTWSDGTRNHLFYRPLEGDAPPVALTDGFDGDVPSMPWGDEGDYSISPDSKTVYFSARLAGKTEPWSTNFDVYSVPVSGGAITNLTESNKAWDASPRMSPDGKTLAYKVMKRPGFEADRFWIQLRDASGKVTTVAGDWDRSVDDMKWSADGKSLYVVAGNVGNTLLFKVDLKTGTVTPMSKDGHMDAFFETPKGFVFLKSGLNNPSLLYAAKPKAKLIDVDAVNLTSVDAVLKNLEFGKYEQFNFPGWNNETVHGYVIKPVGYVEGKKYPVAFLIHGGPQGSFGDSWSFRWNPQTYAGAGYAVVMIDFHGSTGYGQAFTDAISTHWGDRPLEDLQKGWTYALKTYPFLDGDRAAALGASYGGYMVDWIAGKWKEPWKCLVTHDGVFDTRAMGYSTEELWFDNWENGSDVFKDPAQYDKFNPMMHAKDWTVPMLVIHSDKDYRIPLSQGIGAFTACQAKGIDSEFLRFPDENHWVLKPQNSMMWHKTVFDWLAKYIGDRGK; encoded by the coding sequence ATGAACCACTATTCATTTTCCCGTACCCTGCGAAGCCTGCAGCTTGGCGCACTAGCCCTCCTCTGCGGAACCTCCTTCGCCCAAACCATGACGCCTTTCACCTATAAGGAGATGCTCATGCTTGATCGCATGAGCGGACTCAGCGTTGACCCCAGCGGCCACTTTGCCGTGTTCAATGTGCGCGCTACCGATATGGAAGCGAACAAGGGTGTGAGCACGCTCTGGTTGAAAGATCTTACAAAGCCCGCAGTGCCTGAGGTGAAGTTGACTGTTTCCGAAGGTGGAGCGAGCGGTGCGACCTGGAGCCCCGACGGCAAGACGATCTACTTTCTTTCTTCTCGTGGCGAAGGCGGATCATCACAACTCTGGAAGACCGACGTGAACGGTGCCACCTCCACGCAAGTGACGCGGCTGCCGTTGGACATCGGTTCCTATCGCATCACGCCCGACGGAAAGGGACTGGTGTTCTCGCTGGCCGTTTTCCCGGAATGCAAGGGCGATGAAATTGCTTGCACGGTGAAGAGGAATGAAGCGCGCAAGGCGGACAAATCCACGGGCGACCTCTACACCAAGCTCTTCATCCGCCACTGGGATACGTGGAGCGATGGCACACGCAACCACTTGTTCTACCGGCCGCTGGAAGGCGATGCCCCACCTGTCGCATTGACGGACGGCTTCGATGGTGATGTGCCTTCGATGCCTTGGGGTGATGAAGGTGATTACTCAATTTCCCCGGATTCAAAGACCGTGTACTTCAGCGCCCGCTTGGCCGGAAAGACCGAGCCGTGGAGCACCAACTTCGATGTGTACAGCGTGCCGGTTTCCGGTGGCGCGATCACCAACCTCACGGAGAGCAACAAGGCCTGGGACGCTTCACCACGCATGTCGCCGGATGGCAAGACGCTCGCCTACAAGGTCATGAAACGCCCCGGCTTCGAAGCCGACCGCTTCTGGATCCAACTCCGCGATGCTTCCGGCAAAGTGACCACGGTGGCGGGCGATTGGGACCGCAGCGTGGACGACATGAAATGGAGCGCCGACGGCAAGAGCCTCTATGTGGTAGCGGGAAATGTCGGCAATACGCTGCTGTTCAAGGTGGACCTGAAGACCGGCACCGTTACGCCGATGTCCAAGGACGGCCACATGGATGCCTTCTTCGAAACGCCGAAGGGATTCGTATTCCTGAAGAGCGGGCTGAACAATCCTTCGCTGCTGTATGCCGCCAAGCCGAAGGCCAAGCTGATCGACGTGGATGCCGTGAATTTGACATCTGTGGATGCGGTCCTGAAAAACCTCGAGTTCGGGAAGTATGAGCAGTTCAACTTCCCCGGCTGGAACAACGAGACCGTGCATGGCTATGTGATCAAGCCGGTCGGTTACGTGGAAGGCAAAAAGTATCCGGTTGCCTTCCTGATCCATGGCGGCCCGCAAGGCAGCTTCGGTGATTCCTGGAGCTTCCGGTGGAACCCGCAGACGTACGCAGGCGCGGGTTACGCGGTGGTGATGATCGACTTCCATGGCTCCACGGGCTATGGGCAGGCATTCACCGATGCGATCTCGACGCATTGGGGCGACCGTCCGCTGGAGGACCTGCAGAAAGGCTGGACGTATGCGTTGAAGACTTACCCCTTCCTGGACGGTGATCGTGCGGCGGCCTTGGGCGCTTCCTACGGAGGCTACATGGTTGACTGGATCGCTGGCAAATGGAAGGAGCCTTGGAAATGTTTGGTGACGCACGACGGCGTGTTCGACACCCGCGCCATGGGCTATTCCACGGAGGAGCTGTGGTTCGACAACTGGGAGAACGGCAGCGACGTGTTCAAAGACCCGGCGCAATACGACAAGTTCAATCCGATGATGCACGCGAAGGACTGGACCGTGCCGATGCTGGTGATCCATTCCGACAAGGACTACCGGATCCCACTCTCTCAAGGCATCGGCGCATTCACGGCTTGCCAGGCCAAGGGCATCGACTCGGAGTTCCTGCGTTTCCCCGATGAAAACCACTGGGTGCTGAAGCCTCAGAACTCCATGATGTGGCACAAGACGGTCTTTGATTGGCTGGCGAAGTATATCGGAGACAGGGGGAAATAG
- a CDS encoding homocysteine S-methyltransferase family protein — protein MKTIEQLAQERILVLDGAMGTMIQRLGLKEEDFHPTGMEAHSILLQGNNDLLSLSRPEAISRIHEQYLEAGADIIETNTFSGTSIAQAEHKCEHLVRDINLRSAQLAKAACEKFTAKDPGKPRFVAGSIGPTNRTASLSPDVNDPGFRAVTFDELVTAYTEQVDALMEGGADLLLVETIFDTLNAKAAFFAIEEVFDKRGLRLPLMCSVTITDASGRTLSGQTIDAFMISMAHVPLFSIGLNCALGAAQMRPYLQVLAEQAPCFVSVYPNAGLPDQMGEYRETAEVTARLVGEFMKDGLVNIVGGCCGTTPEHIAALAEEAAKHAPRQITVIA, from the coding sequence ATGAAGACGATCGAACAACTCGCGCAAGAGCGCATTCTCGTGCTGGACGGTGCCATGGGCACCATGATCCAGCGGCTGGGGCTGAAGGAGGAGGACTTCCATCCGACAGGCATGGAAGCGCATAGCATTTTGCTGCAAGGCAACAACGACCTGCTCTCGCTCTCCCGCCCGGAGGCGATCTCGCGCATCCACGAGCAGTACTTGGAAGCCGGTGCGGACATCATCGAGACCAACACTTTTAGCGGCACCAGCATCGCGCAAGCCGAACACAAGTGCGAGCATTTGGTGCGCGACATCAACCTGCGTTCCGCACAGTTGGCAAAAGCCGCTTGCGAAAAGTTCACAGCAAAGGACCCCGGCAAGCCGCGCTTCGTGGCCGGTTCCATCGGTCCCACGAACCGCACGGCGTCGCTCTCGCCCGATGTGAACGACCCCGGTTTCCGCGCCGTGACCTTTGATGAATTGGTGACGGCCTACACGGAGCAGGTGGACGCATTGATGGAAGGCGGTGCCGACCTGCTGCTGGTGGAAACCATCTTCGATACGCTCAACGCCAAGGCGGCCTTCTTCGCCATTGAAGAAGTCTTCGACAAACGCGGCTTGCGACTTCCGCTGATGTGCAGCGTCACCATCACCGATGCCAGCGGTCGCACCCTGAGCGGCCAGACCATCGACGCCTTCATGATCAGCATGGCACACGTGCCGCTCTTCAGCATCGGACTGAACTGCGCACTGGGTGCGGCGCAGATGCGACCTTACCTGCAAGTGCTGGCGGAACAGGCACCGTGCTTTGTCAGTGTTTATCCGAACGCCGGCCTGCCGGACCAGATGGGCGAGTACCGCGAAACCGCTGAGGTAACTGCACGTTTGGTCGGTGAGTTCATGAAGGACGGCTTGGTGAACATCGTGGGCGGTTGCTGCGGCACCACGCCGGAGCATATCGCGGCGCTGGCGGAAGAAGCAGCGAAGCATGCACCGCGTCAAATTACCGTCATCGCTTGA
- the tsaB gene encoding tRNA (adenosine(37)-N6)-threonylcarbamoyltransferase complex dimerization subunit type 1 TsaB, with the protein MALLLAFDTATPHLSVVLSEGARPLAWREDTSEKLSHAERLNVFIGEVMEKAGRSLKDLDAIAVGTGPGSYTGLRIGLSAAKGLCYALDRPLIGMGTLEVLLAQFLEEQGEQSPDAVLMPMVDARRMEVYTRAFGADERPLDETAPLILDEAWCEARPKEGRTIVFGNGADKATALWQAYTAITYLPHIRPDVKGLARCAERHYRKGRFSGLAYLVPEYGKPANVAQKRGRE; encoded by the coding sequence GTGGCGCTGCTGCTCGCATTCGATACCGCCACCCCGCACCTGTCCGTGGTGCTGAGCGAGGGTGCCCGTCCGTTGGCCTGGCGTGAGGACACCAGCGAAAAACTGTCGCACGCGGAACGGCTCAACGTCTTCATCGGGGAGGTGATGGAAAAAGCCGGCCGAAGTCTGAAGGACTTGGATGCTATCGCCGTTGGAACGGGACCTGGATCCTATACCGGGCTGCGGATCGGTCTTTCCGCGGCAAAAGGCCTGTGCTACGCCTTGGACAGGCCCTTGATCGGCATGGGCACGCTGGAGGTGCTGCTGGCCCAATTCCTTGAGGAGCAAGGTGAACAAAGCCCGGATGCCGTTCTCATGCCCATGGTGGACGCCCGCCGTATGGAAGTGTACACGCGTGCGTTCGGGGCGGATGAAAGGCCGCTGGATGAAACCGCGCCCTTGATCTTGGACGAGGCCTGGTGCGAGGCCCGACCGAAGGAAGGACGTACAATCGTTTTCGGCAACGGCGCGGACAAAGCGACAGCCCTCTGGCAAGCCTACACTGCGATCACGTACCTCCCGCATATCCGACCGGACGTCAAGGGGTTAGCTCGCTGCGCGGAACGCCATTACCGCAAAGGCCGCTTCAGCGGCTTGGCCTATCTGGTACCGGAGTACGGGAAACCGGCGAACGTGGCCCAGAAACGGGGTAGGGAGTAG
- a CDS encoding VOC family protein: MPELVTYLTFDGNCEAAFTFYKSVFGGEFAMISRFGEMPPDPKMPVSDADKQRVMHVSYPIGEGAALMGSDTISNGPKVTQGNNFSISINAHSKAEADKLFNGLSAGGKVTMPLADTFWGAYFGMFSDRFGINWMVNFDAEPKGK; the protein is encoded by the coding sequence ATGCCAGAGCTCGTCACCTACCTCACTTTCGACGGCAACTGCGAAGCCGCCTTCACCTTCTACAAGTCCGTTTTCGGCGGAGAGTTCGCCATGATCAGCCGTTTCGGGGAAATGCCCCCCGATCCCAAAATGCCCGTATCCGATGCGGACAAGCAGCGGGTAATGCACGTTTCCTATCCCATCGGCGAAGGAGCCGCGCTCATGGGCAGTGACACCATCAGCAACGGACCGAAGGTGACGCAAGGCAACAACTTCTCGATCTCCATCAACGCGCACAGCAAGGCCGAGGCCGACAAGCTCTTCAACGGATTGTCCGCTGGAGGGAAGGTCACCATGCCGCTGGCGGATACGTTCTGGGGCGCGTACTTCGGGATGTTCTCGGATAGATTCGGGATCAACTGGATGGTGAATTTCGATGCGGAGCCGAAGGGGAAGTGA
- the rpsI gene encoding 30S ribosomal protein S9 translates to MEPINSLGRRKTSVARVVLSEGNGSIFVNGVEGKEYFPITTQQFKLEQAFKLTDTLGKYDVTVNVRGGGITGQVEAVRLGIARALVAMDETLKPALKAEDLMTRNPCEVERKKFGRKKARKRYQFSKR, encoded by the coding sequence ATGGAGCCCATCAACAGCCTTGGCCGCCGGAAGACCTCCGTGGCACGCGTAGTCCTCAGCGAGGGCAACGGCAGCATTTTCGTCAACGGCGTGGAAGGGAAGGAATACTTCCCCATCACCACCCAGCAGTTCAAGCTTGAGCAAGCTTTCAAGCTCACCGATACCCTGGGCAAGTACGACGTCACGGTCAACGTGCGTGGCGGAGGCATCACCGGTCAGGTGGAGGCCGTGCGCTTGGGTATTGCCCGCGCCTTGGTGGCGATGGACGAGACCCTGAAGCCCGCATTGAAGGCAGAGGACCTCATGACGCGAAACCCCTGTGAGGTGGAGCGCAAGAAGTTCGGCCGCAAGAAGGCACGTAAGCGTTACCAGTTCAGCAAGCGTTGA
- a CDS encoding OmpA family protein encodes MSAVQAQVRPTDPGDCVGAIFIKDSILVCDRPGRGFGNILEIKENPATDLQWLEREHHSTWYVFRAPVKTTLTFDIIPKDPEDDIDFLLFQGAVPDICSKIANREVQPVRSNISRNDKSLNSMCGLSEDAENDFVRSGVGTSYSRAIEVEDGELLYLLVDYQDRPRDGFTLHFHYDPPPPPPAVVVLPQTLLIDITDASTGAPVNAALTVEGMRFDSIVEAKGKSHYEFRMDNYRKLRINCLRKGYMFQTDRVKPSGDEQLQVNIKLTPIKPGARVVLDDIRFVGNDSKVMRSSEGSLYLLLHFMEQNPSTKVEIQGHVNGPTYKKNTNEFVELSTERAQTVYNFLLINDVDPSRLSYVGLGNAHMLFPEPKSRTESEANRRVEVRITGM; translated from the coding sequence ATGTCGGCGGTGCAAGCCCAGGTCCGTCCAACGGACCCGGGTGATTGCGTGGGAGCGATCTTCATCAAGGACTCCATCCTGGTGTGCGACCGCCCCGGCCGTGGTTTCGGAAATATCCTGGAGATCAAGGAAAATCCGGCGACGGACCTCCAATGGTTGGAGCGGGAGCATCACTCCACATGGTATGTGTTCCGAGCACCGGTGAAGACCACGCTCACCTTCGACATCATTCCGAAGGATCCCGAGGATGACATCGACTTCCTGCTCTTTCAGGGTGCCGTTCCGGACATCTGTAGCAAGATCGCTAATAGGGAAGTACAACCTGTACGAAGCAACATTTCAAGGAACGACAAGAGCCTGAACTCGATGTGCGGCCTGAGCGAGGACGCCGAGAACGATTTCGTGCGCTCCGGCGTGGGCACTTCCTACAGCCGTGCAATAGAAGTGGAGGACGGCGAACTGCTCTATCTGCTGGTGGACTATCAGGACCGGCCCAGGGACGGGTTCACCTTGCACTTCCACTATGATCCCCCGCCACCTCCGCCAGCGGTTGTGGTGTTGCCCCAAACACTTCTGATCGACATCACTGACGCGTCCACAGGCGCCCCCGTGAACGCTGCCCTCACGGTGGAGGGCATGCGCTTCGATTCCATCGTGGAGGCCAAGGGGAAGAGCCATTATGAGTTCCGGATGGACAACTACCGGAAACTGCGGATCAACTGCCTGAGGAAGGGCTACATGTTCCAGACCGATCGTGTTAAGCCCTCCGGAGATGAGCAGCTACAGGTGAACATCAAGCTCACGCCCATCAAGCCGGGAGCACGGGTGGTGTTGGACGACATCCGCTTTGTGGGGAATGACAGCAAAGTGATGCGGAGTTCCGAAGGCTCGCTTTACTTGCTCTTGCATTTTATGGAGCAGAACCCTTCGACAAAAGTGGAGATCCAGGGCCATGTGAACGGCCCCACTTACAAGAAGAACACGAATGAATTCGTGGAGTTGAGCACCGAGCGCGCACAGACGGTCTACAACTTCCTCCTCATCAACGATGTGGATCCTTCGCGCCTCTCTTATGTGGGCCTGGGCAATGCGCACATGCTTTTCCCTGAACCGAAGAGCAGGACCGAGAGCGAAGCCAACCGTCGCGTTGAGGTGCGCATCACGGGCATGTGA
- the metH gene encoding methionine synthase produces MSIPTYSGLEPLRIFPGSNFINIGERTNVTGSALFRRLIKDGNYDEAVRVARQQVENGAQVIDVNLDEGLIDGVEAMRKFINLIAAEPDIARVPVMIDSSKFSVIETGLKCLQGKGIANSISLKEGEEEFIDHARTVKRLGAAVVVMCFDEKGQADSYERRIAIAQRVYDLLTKKIGFAPHDIIIDPNILTVATGMSEHDRYAIDYIAAVKWIKQNLPGVLVSGGVSNISFSFRGNEPVREAMHTAFLYHAIQAGMDMGIVNAGQIGVYDDIPKELLEHVEDVLFARRPDSTERLVTLAEQFKGGGAKSNAQDLSWREGDVRDRLRHALVHGTTDFIVEDTEEARKELLDPVKVIEGPLMAGMTVVGDLFGAGKMFLPQVVKSARVMKQAVAYLEPFLEEYKKNNEGSEAEVLKDSFGVPIVQNRNDGPKKVLLATVKGDVHDIGKNIVGVILACNGWQVIDLGVMVQSATILKTAREMKVDVIGLSGLITPSLDEMAHVAKEMEREGFELPLLIGGATTSRVHTAVRIAPHYSKPVVHVIDASRCVPAVSELLSPATHDAFVKRIAEEYETVREHYATQQREKEFIPIAESREKRFTIDWKAEPPVKPRSTGVFTFRNFPLKDLVPYLDWTPFFQAWELAGKYPKILTDPVVGKEASKLHADALKMLDHLVKEQWFKAHGVAGIWPANSVGDDVDVYKDESRKEVIGTFHTLRQQSKKAPGVPYTANADFIAPKESGIADHIGAFAVTTGHGVEERAKQFEEAGDDYSAIMCKALGDRLAEAFAEKLHEVVRKEIWGYASAEQLSNEELIKENYDGVRPAAGYPACPDHTEKPEIFRLLDAEKHTGIKLTEGLAMYPTAAVSGWYFAHPRSKYFGVGRVGKDQINDLARRKGESTEWMERWLGSNLSYTPA; encoded by the coding sequence ATGAGCATTCCAACTTACTCCGGCCTAGAGCCGCTCCGCATCTTCCCCGGTTCCAACTTCATCAACATCGGTGAGCGCACCAACGTCACGGGCAGCGCGCTGTTCCGGCGTCTCATCAAGGACGGCAACTACGATGAGGCCGTGCGCGTGGCGCGCCAGCAGGTGGAGAACGGCGCGCAGGTGATCGATGTGAACCTCGACGAGGGGCTAATCGACGGCGTGGAGGCCATGCGCAAATTCATCAACCTCATCGCGGCTGAGCCGGACATTGCGCGCGTGCCGGTAATGATCGACAGCAGCAAGTTCAGCGTGATCGAGACCGGCCTGAAATGCTTGCAGGGCAAGGGCATCGCCAATTCCATCAGCCTGAAGGAAGGGGAGGAGGAGTTCATCGACCATGCCCGCACCGTGAAACGATTAGGTGCCGCCGTGGTGGTGATGTGCTTTGACGAGAAAGGCCAGGCCGACAGCTACGAACGACGTATCGCCATCGCGCAACGCGTGTATGACCTGCTCACGAAAAAGATCGGCTTCGCACCGCACGACATCATCATCGACCCGAACATCCTCACCGTGGCCACGGGAATGAGCGAGCATGATCGCTACGCCATCGACTACATCGCGGCGGTGAAGTGGATCAAGCAGAACCTGCCCGGGGTATTGGTGAGCGGCGGCGTGAGCAACATCAGCTTCAGCTTCCGCGGTAACGAGCCCGTGCGCGAGGCCATGCACACCGCATTCCTCTACCACGCGATCCAAGCGGGGATGGACATGGGTATCGTGAACGCGGGCCAGATCGGCGTGTACGACGACATCCCGAAGGAATTGCTGGAACACGTGGAGGACGTGCTGTTCGCGCGCAGGCCCGACTCCACCGAACGCTTGGTAACGCTTGCCGAACAGTTCAAAGGCGGCGGCGCGAAGAGCAATGCGCAGGACCTGAGCTGGCGTGAAGGAGACGTGAGGGATCGTCTGCGTCACGCGCTGGTGCACGGCACCACGGACTTCATCGTGGAAGACACCGAGGAAGCGCGCAAAGAACTTTTGGATCCCGTGAAAGTGATCGAAGGGCCGCTTATGGCGGGTATGACCGTGGTAGGCGATCTCTTCGGCGCGGGCAAGATGTTCCTGCCACAAGTGGTGAAGAGCGCCCGTGTGATGAAGCAGGCCGTGGCCTATCTCGAACCCTTCCTCGAGGAATACAAGAAGAACAACGAAGGCTCCGAGGCCGAGGTGCTCAAGGACAGCTTCGGTGTTCCGATCGTGCAGAACCGCAATGACGGACCGAAGAAGGTATTGCTCGCTACCGTGAAAGGCGACGTGCATGACATCGGCAAGAACATCGTGGGTGTGATCCTCGCCTGCAACGGCTGGCAGGTGATCGACCTCGGCGTGATGGTGCAGAGCGCGACCATCCTAAAGACTGCGCGCGAAATGAAGGTGGACGTGATCGGCCTAAGCGGCTTGATCACACCTTCCCTCGACGAGATGGCCCACGTGGCGAAGGAGATGGAGCGCGAAGGCTTCGAGCTTCCGCTATTGATCGGCGGGGCCACCACAAGCCGCGTACATACCGCCGTGCGCATCGCGCCGCACTACAGCAAGCCCGTGGTGCATGTGATCGATGCCTCGCGTTGCGTCCCCGCGGTGAGCGAATTGCTCAGCCCTGCCACGCACGATGCTTTCGTGAAGCGCATCGCCGAAGAGTACGAGACCGTGCGCGAGCACTACGCCACGCAGCAGCGTGAAAAGGAATTCATCCCGATCGCGGAGTCACGGGAGAAGCGCTTCACGATCGATTGGAAGGCCGAGCCACCCGTGAAACCGCGCAGCACCGGCGTCTTCACCTTCCGCAACTTCCCGCTGAAGGACCTCGTGCCCTACCTCGATTGGACCCCCTTCTTCCAAGCGTGGGAACTCGCAGGTAAATACCCGAAGATCCTCACCGATCCCGTGGTAGGCAAGGAAGCTTCCAAGCTGCACGCCGACGCACTGAAGATGCTTGATCACTTGGTGAAGGAGCAATGGTTCAAGGCGCACGGCGTGGCGGGCATCTGGCCAGCGAATTCCGTGGGTGACGATGTGGATGTGTACAAGGATGAAAGCCGGAAGGAGGTCATCGGCACCTTTCACACACTGCGACAGCAGTCGAAGAAAGCACCCGGTGTTCCCTACACTGCGAATGCCGACTTCATCGCCCCGAAGGAAAGCGGTATCGCGGACCACATCGGTGCATTCGCCGTCACCACGGGGCATGGCGTGGAAGAGCGTGCGAAGCAGTTCGAGGAGGCCGGTGACGATTACAGCGCCATCATGTGCAAGGCCTTGGGCGACCGCTTGGCGGAGGCCTTCGCTGAGAAGCTGCACGAGGTGGTGCGCAAGGAGATCTGGGGCTATGCCAGCGCGGAGCAACTCAGCAACGAGGAGCTGATCAAGGAAAATTACGATGGTGTGCGCCCCGCTGCGGGTTACCCCGCCTGCCCGGACCACACGGAGAAGCCTGAGATCTTCCGCCTGCTGGACGCGGAGAAACACACCGGTATCAAGCTCACGGAAGGGCTGGCGATGTATCCCACGGCAGCGGTTAGCGGCTGGTACTTCGCACATCCACGCAGCAAATACTTCGGCGTGGGCCGTGTGGGCAAAGACCAGATCAACGACCTCGCTCGGCGCAAGGGCGAGAGCACGGAATGGATGGAGCGTTGGTTGGGAAGTAACCTCAGCTACACACCTGCGTAG
- a CDS encoding TolC family protein produces MSITMALGAVGQQPWTLDQCMQRAQERNLDLRNATLDVDLASNAHEQAYWSFLPNLNGAATHGYNWGKTIDQYTNTFATDRVRTNNLYLNSDVMLFQSGRKHQVLKRSALDEQAAEKGLESLRNDISTAVVRAYLDLLGLREQLRAANDQAASTREQSTVTQDLLDAGRVARADLLDIQAQLAQEEYTAENLNIQAEKAKLTLAQLMQLTPEEEKAFDVTAPAISELNIVEPTATDEEVLNKVVSTNPAYAQADLSAQSAERGIAIARSNALPSLSFNASLGTGYSGRNLEAVGDPTPDGSILIGATGGGEPVYAPNFSQDTRVKSFSQQLNDNLNESVGFTLSIPIFNNMQNRYATDQARIQQQRAKNDLLKRRNALQVDVQNALTAQRGAYRQYISAKLAVDASEESLRMANERFDQHVITATDLNVAKARLQQSTSQLINAKYTYLMAQKSLDILQGIPVTL; encoded by the coding sequence TTGTCCATCACTATGGCACTTGGCGCGGTGGGACAGCAGCCCTGGACGCTGGACCAGTGCATGCAACGGGCGCAGGAGCGCAACCTGGACCTGCGCAACGCGACGCTGGACGTGGACCTTGCATCGAATGCCCACGAGCAGGCGTACTGGTCTTTCCTGCCGAACCTGAACGGAGCCGCCACCCATGGTTACAACTGGGGGAAGACCATCGACCAGTACACCAACACTTTCGCTACGGACCGTGTCCGGACCAACAACCTCTACCTCAACAGCGATGTCATGCTGTTCCAAAGCGGCCGGAAGCACCAAGTGCTGAAGCGTTCCGCGCTGGACGAGCAAGCGGCGGAGAAGGGCTTGGAGTCCCTGCGCAATGACATCAGCACAGCGGTGGTACGGGCCTACTTGGACCTGCTCGGCCTGCGGGAGCAGCTTCGTGCCGCGAACGACCAGGCAGCCTCCACGAGGGAACAGTCCACTGTGACCCAAGACCTGCTCGACGCCGGCCGGGTGGCGCGCGCCGACCTGTTGGACATCCAGGCGCAGTTGGCGCAGGAGGAATACACGGCGGAAAATTTGAACATCCAAGCGGAAAAGGCCAAGCTCACGTTGGCCCAGCTGATGCAGTTGACCCCGGAAGAGGAGAAGGCCTTCGACGTCACCGCCCCGGCGATCAGCGAATTGAACATCGTGGAGCCCACGGCTACCGACGAAGAGGTGCTAAACAAGGTGGTCTCCACCAATCCTGCCTATGCACAGGCGGACCTCAGTGCACAGAGCGCCGAGCGTGGCATCGCCATCGCCCGGTCCAATGCGCTGCCATCGCTCTCCTTCAATGCCTCATTGGGCACGGGTTACTCGGGCCGCAATCTGGAGGCTGTCGGCGATCCCACTCCGGACGGGTCCATCCTGATCGGTGCCACCGGGGGCGGTGAGCCGGTCTATGCGCCCAATTTCAGCCAGGACACCCGTGTGAAATCCTTCTCGCAGCAGCTGAACGACAACCTGAACGAATCCGTAGGCTTCACCTTGAGCATACCCATCTTCAACAACATGCAGAACCGCTATGCCACGGATCAGGCGCGGATCCAGCAGCAGCGGGCCAAGAACGACCTCCTGAAGCGCCGGAACGCCCTTCAAGTGGACGTGCAGAACGCGCTGACCGCCCAGCGCGGCGCTTATCGGCAATACATCAGCGCGAAGCTCGCCGTGGACGCCTCGGAGGAATCGCTCCGCATGGCCAATGAGCGTTTTGACCAGCATGTGATCACGGCCACCGACCTCAACGTCGCCAAGGCCCGGCTCCAGCAGAGCACCTCGCAGCTGATCAATGCCAAGTACACCTACCTGATGGCGCAGAAGTCGCTCGACATCCTGCAAGGCATTCCGGTAACCCTCTGA